The following proteins are encoded in a genomic region of Streptomyces sp. NBC_01723:
- a CDS encoding sensor histidine kinase has product MQRLYDFLRRHPTGVDSFWALVVLGVSLVSVSGPGTSGEGTHLMALIVPFAVLLSVVIALRQRMPEKMLLLAVALGVGQLALDVSTMPSDFAFLVIVYTVAATGARWASRTALAVGLCAAPFAQLRWADDELGIGSNIAITVFQAVPFALAWVLGDSIRTRRAYFAQLEERAARLEKEREAQAKVAVAAERARIARELHDVVAHNVSVMVVQADGAAYVLDAAPDQAKKALETISSTGRQALAEMRRLLGVLRTGEHQEAGEYVPQPDVQQIEDLVEHCRTSGLPVDFKVEGTPRQLPSGVELTAYRIVQEALTNTRKHGGPNAGASVRLVYFDDGLGLLIEDDGKGAPHELYEEGGFDGQGHGLIGMRERIGMVGGTLDAGPRPGGGFRISALLPLRPAH; this is encoded by the coding sequence GTGCAGCGCCTCTACGATTTCCTCCGCCGACACCCGACAGGGGTCGACAGTTTCTGGGCCCTCGTCGTCCTCGGGGTCTCCCTGGTGTCCGTGTCGGGTCCGGGGACGTCGGGCGAGGGCACGCACCTCATGGCGCTGATCGTCCCCTTCGCCGTGCTGCTGAGCGTCGTGATCGCGCTGCGCCAGCGGATGCCGGAGAAGATGCTGCTGCTGGCCGTCGCACTCGGCGTGGGGCAGCTGGCGCTGGACGTCTCCACGATGCCGTCCGACTTCGCCTTCCTCGTGATCGTCTACACGGTCGCCGCGACCGGCGCCCGCTGGGCCTCCCGCACCGCTCTCGCCGTGGGGCTGTGCGCCGCGCCCTTCGCCCAGCTGCGCTGGGCCGACGACGAGCTGGGGATAGGGAGCAACATCGCCATAACGGTCTTCCAGGCGGTGCCCTTCGCGCTCGCCTGGGTGCTCGGCGACTCCATCCGCACCCGCCGCGCCTACTTCGCGCAGCTGGAGGAGCGGGCCGCCCGGCTGGAGAAGGAGCGCGAGGCGCAGGCCAAGGTCGCCGTCGCCGCCGAACGCGCCCGGATCGCCCGCGAGCTGCACGACGTCGTCGCGCACAACGTGTCCGTCATGGTGGTCCAGGCCGACGGCGCCGCCTACGTCCTGGACGCGGCCCCCGACCAGGCGAAGAAGGCCCTGGAGACCATCTCCTCCACCGGCCGGCAGGCGCTCGCCGAGATGCGCCGCCTGCTCGGCGTGCTGCGCACCGGCGAGCACCAGGAGGCCGGCGAGTACGTCCCGCAGCCCGACGTCCAGCAGATCGAGGACCTCGTCGAGCACTGCAGGACCTCCGGGCTGCCGGTCGACTTCAAGGTCGAGGGCACCCCGCGGCAGCTGCCCAGCGGCGTCGAGCTGACCGCGTACCGCATCGTGCAGGAGGCGCTGACCAACACGCGCAAGCACGGCGGGCCCAACGCGGGCGCGAGCGTGCGCCTGGTCTACTTCGACGACGGACTCGGGCTGCTCATCGAGGACGACGGCAAGGGCGCCCCGCACGAGCTGTACGAGGAGGGCGGCTTCGACGGCCAGGGCCACGGCCTGATCGGGATGCGCGAGCGGATCGGCATGGTCGGCGGGACCCTGGACGCGGGGCCGCGACCGGGCGGAGGATTCCGCATCAGTGCGCTGCTGCCGCTCAGACCCGCACACTGA
- a CDS encoding response regulator, translating to MAIRVMLVDDQVLLRTGFRMVLAAQPDMEVVAEAGDGVEALQVLRSTAVDVVLMDVRMPKLDGVETTARICVDPDAPKVLILTTFDLDEYAFSALKAGASGFMLKDVPPGELLAAIRSVHSGDAVVAPSTTRRLLDRFAPMLPATGQEPRHKELHRLTDREREVMVLVAQGMSNGEIAARLVLSEATVKTHVGRILTKLNLRDRVQVVVLAYETGLVRAGGGQG from the coding sequence ATGGCGATCCGCGTAATGCTCGTCGACGACCAGGTGCTGCTGCGCACCGGGTTCCGGATGGTGCTGGCGGCCCAGCCGGACATGGAGGTCGTCGCGGAGGCGGGGGACGGCGTCGAGGCCCTCCAGGTGCTGCGCTCGACCGCCGTGGACGTCGTCCTCATGGACGTCCGGATGCCCAAGCTCGACGGCGTGGAGACCACCGCCCGGATCTGCGTGGACCCCGACGCGCCCAAGGTGCTGATCCTGACCACCTTCGACCTCGACGAGTACGCCTTCTCGGCGCTGAAGGCGGGCGCCTCCGGCTTCATGCTCAAGGACGTGCCGCCCGGCGAACTGCTCGCCGCCATCCGCTCCGTGCACAGCGGCGACGCGGTCGTCGCCCCCTCCACCACCCGCCGGCTCCTCGACCGGTTCGCGCCGATGCTGCCGGCCACCGGCCAGGAGCCCCGGCACAAGGAGCTCCATCGGCTCACCGACCGGGAGCGCGAGGTCATGGTGCTGGTCGCGCAGGGCATGTCCAACGGGGAGATCGCGGCGCGCCTCGTGCTGTCGGAGGCGACCGTGAAGACGCACGTGGGCCGCATCCTGACCAAGCTGAACCTGCGCGACCGGGTGCAGGTCGTGGTGCTCGCCTACGAGACCGGGCTGGTGCGGGCCGGCGGCGGACAGGGCTGA
- a CDS encoding AAA family ATPase yields the protein MLLWINGPFGGGKTQTAHEIHRRLPGSVVCDPEHVGFGLRRTLPPELRGDFQDLASWRQGVVEVLDLALTKHDGVVIAPMTVTDSGYFAETVGRLGELGHDVRHFTLLAERETVLRRLRERGLGHLIGYVKYAGYARGKRPGPRRDTWAEGRLDHCLERLAEAEFAEHLWTDHTTVPKTADRIAVLAGLTLRPNNEGALRTRIRQAGVGIRHIRAD from the coding sequence ATGCTCCTGTGGATCAACGGCCCCTTCGGGGGCGGCAAGACACAGACCGCGCACGAGATACATCGGCGGCTGCCGGGCAGCGTCGTCTGCGACCCCGAGCACGTGGGCTTCGGGCTGCGCCGCACGCTGCCGCCCGAACTGCGGGGGGACTTCCAGGATCTGGCCTCCTGGCGGCAGGGCGTGGTCGAGGTCCTCGACCTGGCGCTCACGAAGCACGACGGGGTGGTGATCGCCCCGATGACGGTCACCGACTCCGGGTACTTCGCCGAGACCGTGGGCCGCCTGGGCGAACTGGGCCACGACGTACGCCACTTCACCCTCCTCGCCGAGCGCGAGACCGTGCTGCGGCGGCTGCGCGAGCGCGGCCTCGGCCACCTGATCGGGTACGTCAAGTACGCCGGGTACGCCCGTGGGAAGCGTCCCGGGCCCCGTCGCGACACCTGGGCCGAGGGCCGGCTCGACCACTGCCTGGAGCGGCTGGCCGAGGCGGAGTTCGCCGAGCACCTGTGGACGGACCACACGACCGTGCCGAAGACCGCCGACCGGATCGCCGTGCTGGCGGGACTCACCCTGAGGCCCAACAACGAGGGCGCGCTGCGCACCCGGATCAGGCAGGCGGGCGTCGGGATCCGGCACATCCGGGCCGACTGA
- a CDS encoding DUF5937 family protein, with protein MSVRIDIAGLRPERVSVVPSPLAELGMALHALSEPGHHPGLQGWATGVTARLDSHLADRMCEADFLWRTTFSDLFMPFAGVPGRSTLPGTTLAEDLDLLDKLSDEQFVDAALEFTCALPYSTGGVSALADAEVRRRALDLAAARGPQQLRFSERLLVDPPRIRGWLRQFAHDCDEAFFAEAWSRLHHQLAADARLKTDLLRRKGLAEALAAVSPAVTLDEGAARITVDKLGDGRSATADGGLLLVPTSLGWPHLMVLHRHGWQPVLHYPVGSPEMASPPSVEQLTLRMTALSHPVRMRICRYLARSEYTTGELAQVHGMTAPEISRHLGVLKKAGLITTRRRGRYVLHQLDVTVVARLGSDFLEGILR; from the coding sequence ATGAGCGTGCGCATCGACATCGCGGGGCTGCGGCCGGAGAGGGTCTCCGTCGTGCCCTCCCCCCTGGCCGAGCTGGGCATGGCGCTGCACGCGCTGTCCGAGCCGGGGCACCACCCCGGTCTGCAGGGCTGGGCGACGGGCGTGACCGCCCGGCTCGACTCGCATCTGGCCGACCGGATGTGCGAGGCGGACTTCCTGTGGCGGACCACCTTCTCGGACCTGTTCATGCCGTTCGCCGGGGTGCCGGGCCGCAGCACGCTGCCCGGCACCACCCTCGCCGAGGACCTCGACCTGCTGGACAAGCTGTCCGACGAGCAGTTCGTGGACGCGGCCCTGGAGTTCACCTGCGCGCTGCCGTACAGCACCGGCGGGGTCTCCGCGCTCGCCGACGCCGAGGTGCGCCGGCGCGCCCTGGACCTGGCCGCCGCGCGGGGCCCGCAGCAGCTGCGTTTCAGCGAGCGGCTGCTGGTCGACCCGCCCCGGATCCGGGGCTGGCTGCGGCAGTTCGCGCACGACTGCGACGAGGCGTTCTTCGCGGAGGCCTGGTCCCGGCTGCACCACCAGCTCGCGGCGGACGCGCGGCTCAAGACGGACCTGCTGCGCCGCAAGGGCCTCGCCGAGGCGCTGGCCGCCGTCTCCCCGGCGGTGACGCTGGACGAGGGCGCCGCGCGGATCACGGTCGACAAGCTGGGCGACGGCCGCTCCGCGACGGCGGACGGCGGCCTGCTGCTCGTCCCGACCAGCCTGGGCTGGCCGCACCTGATGGTCCTGCACCGGCACGGCTGGCAGCCGGTGCTGCACTACCCGGTCGGCTCCCCGGAGATGGCCTCGCCGCCCTCGGTCGAGCAGCTCACGCTGCGGATGACCGCGCTGTCCCACCCCGTCCGGATGCGGATCTGCCGGTATCTGGCCCGCAGCGAGTACACCACCGGCGAGCTGGCACAGGTGCACGGCATGACGGCCCCCGAGATATCCCGGCACCTGGGCGTGCTGAAGAAGGCGGGGCTGATCACCACCCGCCGCCGCGGCCGGTACGTGCTGCACCAGCTGGACGTGACGGTGGTGGCCCGGCTGGGCAGCGACTTCCTGGAGGGGATACTCCGGTAG